CCCGACCCGGCGTGGGTGGAGCCGGTGCAGGAGCGCTACTTCCGGTTCCTCGAGTTGGCGTCGCTACGGTAGCTCAGCCGAGACGTACCGGATGTCGCCCAGGCCTTCCAGCGAGTTGGCGTCGGGGAAGTCGAAACCGTTGGCGGCGTACAGCTCCTGCGTGGTGTGCACGCTCGTCTGCCAGCCGCGCTCCGCGAGATACTCGACCGCGTCGTTCCGGTCGCCGTCGTAGACCAGTTCCGACCAGTTGATGTTCAACCCGAGCTTGCGCCAGCGTTCGCTGATCTGGTTGCCCCGCTTGGTGATTCGATCGTGGATGTCCGGGACGTAGCCGGTGCCGAGCCGGCTGCCGCTGAAGCTGAGCGTGGTGATGGTGTCGAACAACCGGTCCTGCGCGTCCGGCGGCAGATAGCCGAGTAGTCCTTCGGCAATCCAAGCGGTGGGCCGCTCGGTGTTGAATCCGTTGTCGCGCAACGCTCCAACCCAGTCGTCGCGCAGGTCGACCGCGATGGCCTTGCGGTCGGCGGTCGGGGCCGCACCCAGGTCGGCCAGTGTGCGGCTCTTGAATTCGATGACCTGTGGCTGGTCGACCTCGAAGACCGTGGTGTCGTCCGGCCAGTGCAGCCGGTAGGCGCGGGTGTCGAGACCCGCGGCCAGGATGACGGCCTGCCGCACGCCCGCCGTGGCGGCGTCGGTGAAGAAGGCGTCGAAGAACCGGGTGCGCACGGCCATCCCCTCGGCCAGGCGGCGCGAGGTGAAGGCCGGATCGTCGTCGCCGAGTTCGATCTCGCCGTCGACCATCTTGACGAAGGCTTCGACGCCGACCGCCTTGACCAGTGGCTCGGCGAACGGGTCGTCGATCAGCGGGTCGGGGCCTTTGGACGCCATCGCCCGGCGCGCGGCCACCGCGGTCGCGGTGGCGCCGACACTGGACGCCAGGTCCCAGCTGTCCCCGTCGTGCCGGATTGTGTCGTTGTCGGACATGGGATCTCCTATCGACGGGTGGCGATGACGGACACGATGTCGCGGAACGCGGCATGCGCCGGGTCGTCCGGGAACACGCGACCGTATTCACCGAACAGGTCGCGGCGGTTGCGCGCGAGCACATCCCAGCCGCGTTCGCCGAGGTAGTCGGCGACGTTGTTGCGGTCGCCCTCGTAGAACAACCCGGACAGGTCGACGTCGCAGCCGATCTTCGCCCACCGGTCGCTCATCGCCTTGCCGCGCTCGGCCATCGTGGGACCGCTGACCGGGTGGTATTCGGTCGCGATCTGGCTGCCCGGCGCGCTCAGCGCGGTGATGTGGTCGAAGAGCCGGTCCTGCGCCTCGGGCGGCAGATACATCAGCAACCCCTCGGCGCTCCAGGCCGACGGCTTGGACGCGTCAAAACCGCTGGCGCGCAACGCGGCCGGCCAATCCTCGCGCAGGTCGATGCTGACCGTGCGGCGCTGCGCCGTCGGCTCGGCACC
The sequence above is a segment of the Candidatus Mycobacterium wuenschmannii genome. Coding sequences within it:
- a CDS encoding class I SAM-dependent methyltransferase encodes the protein MARSDTDTWDLASSVGATATMVAAARALATEDSDPIINDPFAAPLVRAVGIDFFTKVIDGDIDPADAGENGTGELQNETDSLAVRTKFFDDFFTDAAAAGIQQSVILAAGLDSRAYRLDWPAGSVVYEVDQPEVVTFKTETMASLGAEPTAQRRTVSIDLREDWPAALRASGFDASKPSAWSAEGLLMYLPPEAQDRLFDHITALSAPGSQIATEYHPVSGPTMAERGKAMSDRWAKIGCDVDLSGLFYEGDRNNVADYLGERGWDVLARNRRDLFGEYGRVFPDDPAHAAFRDIVSVIATRR
- a CDS encoding class I SAM-dependent methyltransferase; its protein translation is MSDNDTIRHDGDSWDLASSVGATATAVAARRAMASKGPDPLIDDPFAEPLVKAVGVEAFVKMVDGEIELGDDDPAFTSRRLAEGMAVRTRFFDAFFTDAATAGVRQAVILAAGLDTRAYRLHWPDDTTVFEVDQPQVIEFKSRTLADLGAAPTADRKAIAVDLRDDWVGALRDNGFNTERPTAWIAEGLLGYLPPDAQDRLFDTITTLSFSGSRLGTGYVPDIHDRITKRGNQISERWRKLGLNINWSELVYDGDRNDAVEYLAERGWQTSVHTTQELYAANGFDFPDANSLEGLGDIRYVSAELP